The genomic interval CGCCGGGCGTCCAGAACTTCAGCCGGTGGCCCGGCCGCATCCCGCCGCTCATCTCCAGGAGTTGCCGCAGGGTGATGCCGAGCGGTGCCTCGTACTGGCCGGGGCTCGCGACGTGCCCGCTGAGCGAGTACAGCGTGAAGCCCGGGGACTTCTCGCTGCCCATCGACCTGAACCAGTCTTTCCCCCTTTGGAGGATCGCGGGAACCGACGCGATCGACTCCACGTTATTCACAACAGTCGGGCAGGCGTAGAGGCCCGCGACCGCAGGAAAGGGGGGACGGAGCCGCGGTTGACCACGGCGGCCTTCGAGCGAGTCGAGCAGTGCGGTCTCCTCACCGCAGATGTACGCGCCGGCGCCCGCGTGCACGGTGATGTCGAGATCGAGGCCGCTGCCCAGGATGTTCTGTCCGAGGTAGCCGGCCGCGTAGGCCTCGCTCACGGCCGAGTGCAACCGCCGCAGTACGGGGACGACTTCACCCCGCAGATAGATGAAGGCGTGCGAAGACCTGATGGCGTAACACGCGATGATCATGCCCTCGATGAGGCTGTGCGGGTTCGCGAAGAGGAGCGGGATGTCCTTGCAGGTCCCGGGCTCCGACTCGTCGGCGTTGACAACTAGATAGTGCGGCTTTCCATCTCCCTGCGGAATGAACTGCCATTTCATCCCGGTGGGGAATCCGGCGCCGCCGCGGCCGCGCAGGCCGGAGTCCTTGACGTACGCGATCAGGTCGTCCGGCGACATCGCGAGCGCCTTGCGGAGTCCCTCGTAGCCCTCGTGCCTCTGGTAGACGTCCAGCGTCCAGGACTTGTCCTCGTCCCAGAAGGCCGACAGCACGGGTGCGAGCAGCTTCTCGGGGCTGGTGTCTTTCAGTTCGGGTGCCAAGGTCATCACTCCCCCTCCTCGGCGGTGGGCCCGGCCGGGTGGGCCGGGTCGGAGGCCGACGTGTCCTGTGGCGCGTCGTGCGAACTCAGGTGCTCCGACGGGGACGGCTCGTGGGCGCCCCTGTCCTGCGGTGCGCCGTCGCGGTCCTGCGATGCTCCTTCGCGCGGATGGACCACGCGCGCGGGTGCGGTCTCTCCCCTGGCCAGGCGGAGGCCCACCAGCGACGCGGGTCCCGCCCCGCCGCTTGCCTCGACGGCCC from Streptomyces sp. CC0208 carries:
- the nuoF gene encoding NADH-quinone oxidoreductase subunit NuoF: MMTLAPELKDTSPEKLLAPVLSAFWDEDKSWTLDVYQRHEGYEGLRKALAMSPDDLIAYVKDSGLRGRGGAGFPTGMKWQFIPQGDGKPHYLVVNADESEPGTCKDIPLLFANPHSLIEGMIIACYAIRSSHAFIYLRGEVVPVLRRLHSAVSEAYAAGYLGQNILGSGLDLDITVHAGAGAYICGEETALLDSLEGRRGQPRLRPPFPAVAGLYACPTVVNNVESIASVPAILQRGKDWFRSMGSEKSPGFTLYSLSGHVASPGQYEAPLGITLRQLLEMSGGMRPGHRLKFWTPGGSSTPMFTEEHLDVPLDYEGVGAAGSMLGTKALQCFDETTCVVRAVTRWTEFYAHESCGKCTPCREGTYWLVQLLRDIEAGKGVMSDLDKLNDIADNINGKSFCALGDGAASPIFSSLKYFREEYEQHITGRGCPFDPAKSTAWADRTEVNA